In a single window of the Dasypus novemcinctus isolate mDasNov1 chromosome Y, mDasNov1.1.hap2, whole genome shotgun sequence genome:
- the LOC139438399 gene encoding tRNA (cytosine(38)-C(5))-methyltransferase-like isoform X2 yields MCDLLRLSQSESCVPAQVVAAIDVNTVANEVYRFNFPHTPLLAKTIEGIPLQVFDRWSFDMLVMSPPCQPFTRIGRQGDVADPRTNSFLYVLDVLPRLQKLPKYILLENVKGFEVSSTRDLLVQTIENCGFQYQEFLLSPASLGIPNSRLRYFLIAKLQSEPLSFQAPGQVLMEFPKTGSGNPQNCAIDAGKKIEAKKIEPSILCDNTQCSGKEAILFKLETAKEINRKHQQDSDLSVQMLRDFLEDDVDRKQYFLPPKLLLRYALLLDIVKPTCRRSTCFTKGYGSYIEGTGSVLQVAEDVQIENIYKSLPNLSQEEKITKLLMLKLRYFTPREIANLLGFPPEFGFPEKITVKQRYRLLGNSLNVRVVAKLLAILCA; encoded by the exons ATGTGCGACTTATTACGTCTTAGCCAGTCTG AAAGCTGTGTACCTGCACAAGTGGTGGCTGCCATCGATGTAAACACAGTTGCTAATGAAGTGTACAGATTTAACTTTCCTCACACACCGCTGCTGGCCAAGACAATTGAA ggcatacCCCTGCAGGTGTTCGACAGGTGGTCTTTCGACATGCTTGTGATGAGCCCTCCGTGCCAGCCGTTCACGAG AATCGGCCGACAGGGTGATGTGGCGGACCCAAGGACGAACAGCTTTCTATATGTCCTGGATGTGCTCCCAAG attacaAAAATTGCCAAAGTATATTCTTTTAGAAAATGTCAAAGGTTTTGAAGTATCTTCTACAAG aGACCTGTTGGTACAAACAATAGAAAACTGTGGCTTTCAGTACCAAGAATTTCTATTATCTCCAGCCTCT CTTGGCATTCCAAACTCAAGGCTGCGATATTTTCTTATTGCAAAACTTCAGTCAGAGCCGTTGTCTTTTCAAGCCCCTGGACAG GTATTGATGGAGTTCCCCAAAACTGGATCTGGAAATCCACAAAACTGTGCAATAGATGCAGGAAAGAAAATTGAAGCAAAGAAAATTGAACCCAGTATTTTGTGTGATAACACACAGTGTTCTGGAAAAGAGGCCATACTTTTTAAGCTTGAAACTGCCAAAGAAATTAACAGGAAACATCAACAGGACAGTGACCTCTCTGTTCAGATGCTGAGAGATTTTCTTGAGGATGACGTTGACAGGAAGCAGTACTTTTTGCCCCCAAAGTTGTTGCTGCGATACGCTCTTTTACTGGACATTGTTAAGCCTACGTGCAGGAGGTCCACGTGCTTTACAAAGGG TTATGGAAGCTACATAGAAGGGACGGGGTCTGTGTTACAAGTTGCAGAGGATGTGcag ATTGAAAATATCTACAAATCCCTTCCCAACTtgtcacaagaagaaaaaataacgaAATTGTTAATGCTTAAACTTCGATATTTCACTCCAAGAGAAATCGCAAATCTCCTGGGATTCCCTCCGGAGTTTG
- the LOC139438399 gene encoding tRNA (cytosine(38)-C(5))-methyltransferase-like isoform X1, with product MCDLLRLSQSESCVPAQVVAAIDVNTVANEVYRFNFPHTPLLAKTIEGIPLQVFDRWSFDMLVMSPPCQPFTRIGRQGDVADPRTNSFLYVLDVLPRLQKLPKYILLENVKGFEVSSTRDLLVQTIENCGFQYQEFLLSPASLGIPNSRLRYFLIAKLQSEPLSFQAPGQVLMEFPKTGSGNPQNCAIDAGKKIEAKKIEPSILCDNTQCSGKEAILFKLETAKEINRKHQQDSDLSVQMLRDFLEDDVDRKQYFLPPKLLLRYALLLDIVKPTCRRSTCFTKGYGSYIEGTGSVLQVAEDVQIENIYKSLPNLSQEEKITKLLMLKLRYFTPREIANLLGFPPEFAVGTLGSLVWWLTFLTSLIAGRGFPEKITVKQRYRLLGNSLNVRVVAKLLAILCA from the exons ATGTGCGACTTATTACGTCTTAGCCAGTCTG AAAGCTGTGTACCTGCACAAGTGGTGGCTGCCATCGATGTAAACACAGTTGCTAATGAAGTGTACAGATTTAACTTTCCTCACACACCGCTGCTGGCCAAGACAATTGAA ggcatacCCCTGCAGGTGTTCGACAGGTGGTCTTTCGACATGCTTGTGATGAGCCCTCCGTGCCAGCCGTTCACGAG AATCGGCCGACAGGGTGATGTGGCGGACCCAAGGACGAACAGCTTTCTATATGTCCTGGATGTGCTCCCAAG attacaAAAATTGCCAAAGTATATTCTTTTAGAAAATGTCAAAGGTTTTGAAGTATCTTCTACAAG aGACCTGTTGGTACAAACAATAGAAAACTGTGGCTTTCAGTACCAAGAATTTCTATTATCTCCAGCCTCT CTTGGCATTCCAAACTCAAGGCTGCGATATTTTCTTATTGCAAAACTTCAGTCAGAGCCGTTGTCTTTTCAAGCCCCTGGACAG GTATTGATGGAGTTCCCCAAAACTGGATCTGGAAATCCACAAAACTGTGCAATAGATGCAGGAAAGAAAATTGAAGCAAAGAAAATTGAACCCAGTATTTTGTGTGATAACACACAGTGTTCTGGAAAAGAGGCCATACTTTTTAAGCTTGAAACTGCCAAAGAAATTAACAGGAAACATCAACAGGACAGTGACCTCTCTGTTCAGATGCTGAGAGATTTTCTTGAGGATGACGTTGACAGGAAGCAGTACTTTTTGCCCCCAAAGTTGTTGCTGCGATACGCTCTTTTACTGGACATTGTTAAGCCTACGTGCAGGAGGTCCACGTGCTTTACAAAGGG TTATGGAAGCTACATAGAAGGGACGGGGTCTGTGTTACAAGTTGCAGAGGATGTGcag ATTGAAAATATCTACAAATCCCTTCCCAACTtgtcacaagaagaaaaaataacgaAATTGTTAATGCTTAAACTTCGATATTTCACTCCAAGAGAAATCGCAAATCTCCTGGGATTCCCTCCGGAGTTTG ctgtaggcactcttggttccctggtgtggtggctgaccttcctcacctccctgatagctggccggg